The genomic region GCCCCCGAAGCCGATCTCGGAGATCGACAGCCCGGTCTTGCCCAGCGGCCGGTGCGGCAGCTTCAGCGACGCCTCGCTCGCCTTCATTCCCGATAATCTAGCAAAAAAGGGGTCGGACCCCGCGTCGTCGCGTTATTGGGAGAGCTTGACCTGGAGGCCGATGGAGGCGATGACGTCGGCGACGGCCTCGCAGCGTTCGAGGGCGCCCTGATAGACGACGGCGGAGCCTTTCGAGTGCACCTCCCAGGAGAAGGCGCGGGCCTGGGAGAGGGAGCAGCGCACGGCTTTGAGGAGGATCCCCTCCACCTGGTCGAACGTGTGGCAGTCGCAGTTGAAGAGGACGACGTTCCAGCCGTGATCGCGCTCGGCGTCGGCGGGGTCCTCG from Elusimicrobiota bacterium harbors:
- a CDS encoding ATP-dependent Clp protease adaptor ClpS, yielding MPVATRKGSAQVRKVEDPADAERDHGWNVVLFNCDCHTFDQVEGILLKAVRCSLSQARAFSWEVHSKGSAVVYQGALERCEAVADVIASIGLQVKLSQ